A genomic stretch from Heterodontus francisci isolate sHetFra1 chromosome 23, sHetFra1.hap1, whole genome shotgun sequence includes:
- the LOC137382911 gene encoding DNA polymerase epsilon catalytic subunit A-like translates to MVLQNSGRIRPERGQAADSNYPDDGSSLPALKRLERSQWTDEMDARFGFDRLKDPGEKTGWLINMHPAEILDEDKRMISVVDYYFVEEDGSRFKVCDNTCKHICMIYSSVHLGHESPISIQ, encoded by the exons ATGGTGCTGCAGAACAGCGGGAGGATCAGGCCGGAGCGCGGGCAGGCCGCAGATAGCAACTATCC TGACGATGGCTCCTCCCTTCCTGCTCTCAAGCGTCTGGAGCGCAGTCAATGGACAGATGAGATGGATGCACGGTTTGGATTTGACCGCCTTAAAGATCCAGGCGAAAAGACCGGCTGGCTTATCAACATGCATCCA GCAGAAATCCTGGATGAAGACAAGAGAATGATCAGTGTTGTGGACTATTATTTTGTTGAGGAGGACGGGAGCAGGTTTAAGGTGTGTGACAATACATGCAAGCATATTTGCATGATCTACTCCTCTGTACACCTTGGCCACGAGTCACCTATCTCCATCCAATAG